cgggctacctcctcaccaatggctttccgcctctcctcattaaaccgccgaaggaattgcctgaccggcttaaatttcggatcaatattgagagtgtgctcagcgagttctctaggtacacccggcatgtcagaaggtttccatgcaaaaatgtccttgttctcacggatgaactcgatgagcgcgccttcctatttcggatccagattggcactgatgctgaactgctgagatgagtcacctggaacaaagtcaacaagtttagtctcattagctgacttaaatttcattgccggctcatgctccgtggttggctttttcaaagacgtcatatctgtcgggtcaacattgtccttgtaaaacttcaactcctctgttgcacaaacagattcagcgtaagccgcgtcaccttcctcacactccaaggctatctttcggctgccatgaactgtaatggtcccattgtgacccggcatcttgagctgcaaatacacgtaacatggtcgtgccatgaacttggcgtaagccggccgcccaaataaagcatggtacgggctccttatcttaaccacctcaaaggttagtttttccgcTCTGTaattgtactcatctccaaaggccacttcctgctcgatcttaccgactggatatgctgacttaccaggcaccacgccatggaaaacagtattggactggctgaggtttttatcagtcaaacccatacgacggaaggtctcataatagaggatgttgatgctgctgcctccgtccatgagcactttagtgaacttatatcccccaacctgaggagccaccaccaaggccaggtgacccggattatcaacccgaggaggatgatcttccctactccacacaataggctgctcagaccatcttaaatagcgtggaaccgccggctcaacagcatgcacagcccttttatggagcttctgctctcgcttgcacagactggtagtaaacacatgatactgcccgccattgagctgctttggattggtctgatatcccccctgctgctgctgctgatgaccctggccggactactgattaaagcccccttgaacattctgagaattggaatttgaaccgccgcccgggccatgaaagccgctggcgcctgagccgccgcccgggccactgttgccattgaaagcattggaatttttaaaggccttcataattgcgcagtccttccatagatgagtggccggcttttccctagagccatgccttggacaaggctcattcaacaactgctcaagcgtcgggcctgacccgccggcacggggaggtggtctccccttacaccggtggttgttaccctgtgaactggtgttggccacaaactccatactgccatcagccttacgcttattacctccctggttcgccgggttatgctgggggcccttaccattgccattccgttgtcccttccctgtcctttcatcatccgacgcgggatccttcgtactatcagagtcggcgtacttgaccagagccgccatcagcgtacccatatcattgcaagcgcgcttgagccgcccgagcttcatcttcaggggcgtaaaacgacaattctgctctaacattaagactgcagagccggcatccatcttatcagatgaatgtattatctctttgacccggcgaacccaatgggtcgtagactcaccctcctgctgcttacagttagcaaatccacaattgacatagactgcctacaggtgtctttgaagttttggatgaaccgggtttttagttcagcccaagacccgatagagttcggtggcagtcctttcaaccaagtgcgggcagtcccatctaacatcatggtgaagtacttggccattgccgcttcgctgacctccagcaactccatagccatctcgtaactctcgatccatgctccgggttatAAATCAgtcgtgtaattaggtaccttcctaggccccttgaaatccttgggcagacgttcattacggagagccggcaccagacaaggaacacctccggtgctcgtaggtatacccgcgtcgatggaagccgtcggataagccgggagtggctggtaagccgtcaactgagccgcccgctccgcctcttgccgtgctctgtcttggtccaCCGCGTTAAAAGCTTCATTTTgaaccgggccgtggccaggaggcaagtcatggcgtcggacattgcttgagccgatcgctgagaccatgtgcctgctataactcgggctccggcctggacgaggggttgaatgaatcatgtcccggctataagaatatgcctcctaTTGCGCCAGAGCCATCTGAAGGAgctctctgacccggcgggtttcgactgccgttggagagtcgccatcgattgggagagccgccagtcgcgccgccgcggcgaccatgttttccaacgggttggcataaggacccggtggtattggcacgtactgaggcggggtagtgttcacccggggaggccccatcacttggggctggaTTGGCGTTCTAGCTCCGGGcgccgtgatctctggcgggttactgggccctgcaccaggcgtgttgaagaggtttcgaggatcgtaaaccggagggagtcgagattgggccttttgatgcctccttctcatgtctcattggacgcgttctgatccatcgtgagccggaaagactgcgcttgaatcagctgagtctgggcgtcgagggccgccctctctgcagccatcctgatcccttccgctgccagatcctctttggcctttgctagatcgagctttaactgtgccacctccgcatcatgctgagcttgatccgccggggcgaccgtagcggttaacaggaccgtcatcttgtctgtgagatccatcagcacctgagccggcgagggcacagggcttcctgccccggcggtggggttttgaacaagttgtgcgccagccatgaagattccaacccggctcggcggctcaaaggggtccggaatactgtcgccatcggaacaacccctgagcctgccatcttgaagttggtataacaaatcggtctcctctgtggatgactcgccgtcagagcgagcggccgtctcatcaccagatccagatccttcagagagctctccatggatgcatcccacgaaagcacgctacaaggcaggcaaagtccgggcgggtcgtgcacgttgagccgtctcgatgagatcggcgcagaggtccggctcagggcccggctcaccaatcttgccaataaagacatggattccgccgaaggggacccggtacccgtactcaattgagccggcgtcggggccccaatttgcatcgtcgatgtagagcttgccgcgacgactcttggtcatccggcccacagcgtatcccttgagcccttcgaagctgcccttcaagaactcaaatctacggtgggcgccaactgtcgtggaattgtcacggcagatgtcctcgtgcaaggacttagtcgtggagccatcgcagctaggaagcttaaaggggttaaacgggacaaggaacacgagggttatactggttcggccccttacggtgaaggtaaaagcctacgtccatttgaggtggtattacttagggtttcgatgaccagggagcttaatcgctacgcccggctctcgatctgttgtctctcgtcctgaaccgccgccgggtcgtccctttatatagagaggttgacgccccgtggctctcagagtcccggccagcttataacagtatccggctcagactcttaactactcttgccttacattacaagtcttgtcataacggcggtttatcactacgggccttaagccacctccgggtcttaagcccactattgatccgccatcctctagcctggtactgggcttcacgtgatgaccattataacgtaacccggcccgTCCTGGGCGGGTGAccctaatggttatatcctcaacagacaTCATTGCGCTACCGAGAAAGGAACAGGCGACCCGCACCGAGCCATATGGGGCCCAAAGGCCCAGATCTGGGCTGAGCCGGCGCCACCGGCCACGCCCGCACTAGCACGCCGCCTTGCAGCCAACGGTTGCGCCACCGCACCAAGATCACCTAGGCCCGGGGGAGCCACGAGCCGGACCGCCACCGTCAGGAGCCCCCGCGCTACCCTCTGCGTGCACGGGAAAAGGCCgacccgccgccgccagcgccgcgcAGGCAAGACCCGGTGGACCACGCCACCGGCGGCGACGGGGGAGAGGGATGGGGAGGGGTTGTAGGAGGGGAGGCGGGCTAGGGTGCGCCCGTCGCCCCGCGGGGACGAGCGAGCGAACCGAGAGGGAGTGACAGAGACTTGCAACGGTTTGTGCGGGTTTGAATTCCACGTCTCCCATAAATTTTTTCTTTCGCGTCTGCTTTTGGAGAAGGTTGCTGGCCGGTCCGCTAAGCGGCGCAGAAAGCGCCCAATAGGAGCTCCCGCTCGTGACGGGCGAGAAATAGCACCCGCGAAGACCTGGACCGTTTCGCCCGAATGTGCGGGCTTATATAAAGCAAAACAAAGTTCTCAAGAGTCTTGCCCGGGTTGCTCATCTGAAATCTAGAGTTGGTAGCTTTTTTTTCGAAATCACTAgttaaggagtactcgttgcaaagatcactcccactttcccaggttgcgacaagtggcgcacagcACGCCACTTGTCGTAACCTGCgagtttttccttttttcgtagattcgtttattcaaagtgttttatctcttaaatcgtGCGTTCAGATCTCGAACTGTTTTCACTGTTAGATTCCTCAcatcgagatcttcaaaactagatcccatgttaatAGGTTTTAACGAACcatttttcacgaaaaaaaccggacgaaagaAACGAACCGGGAGCACAGGGTTTTCCCTTTctgaaagaggcacgcccgtgcctctcgtggaatcacaaccgtgactctcgcagaagcaaaaccgtgcctctcgcagaatcacaaccgtgcctctcgcagaagcaaaactgtgcctctcgcggaaccaaaaagaagtagagaaaacgcgttttttccgtttccgaggaggcacggccgtgcctctggcgaaagcacaaccatgcctctcacgaaagaaaaataaaataaaaacacattttttatttcattttcgagaggcacggccgtgcctctcgtgaaagtacaaccgtgtctctcgcggaatgaaaaaaaaaacagaaaacacttTTTCCCGTTTTCGAGcggcacggtcgtgcctctctcaaaagcaaaatcgtgcctctcgcggaaggaaaacaaacagaaaacacgttttttttttccgagagtcacggccgtgactctcgcgaaaaaaaAGCACGTTTTTTGCGCAAAAAATATTTTGAATTTTCTTTTGTTCCAAAAGTTAAGGGAGACCGGTGAAAAACCAAAACATcgaaaaaactaaaaaaaaattGTTTAGAAAGCCGAAAACACGTGCGAAAAACAAACAAAATCCGGAGGGAgcgcccagagcgcgacacgtgacGGGCGGCCGAAAGCGCGCCAAGTGACGCTGATCATTGTGAGCCTCCTGAAaaagcgctcgttaactagttgctctcgcTTTTTGTTTTTTGAGAGGTTCTCGAGTTGGCAGGTGCAAACGTTTCGGCCGCACGGCGTGGACCGAACCTTGTAAGCCTGCACAACCGGCCCAAGTTTCATAATTTTTGTCGTTTTGAAGTAAAGCCCCGAAAAAAATATCGTTTTGAAGTAAAACCACTATAAAATTATGAAACGGAAGGAGTAAATGTTAAGAAAAGAAATGCCAGCAAAGTATTGCTGAAAGCCCACCATGCCCTCTTGTTTATGAGCTCGAGTTTCGACCTCGACGGCGTACAAGAATCTCTCTCTGATACGAGCGGCACCGCACCGACCGTTTCGGCCGGATATATCGTTGTACCTCGAACGTATATGCATCTCTTGCCCACAATCACAAGGCCATCCACGACACGCGCGCCCAGCTGCGAATCGGACCAAATCCAGAGCTAGCTCGTGCGCGTGTACGTGTCCTGTTACTGTCTAGGCCACTGCCTCACCCAGTCACCCATGCCTCAGCTCCGCGCCCTCGTCGCCATCACGCTACTCCTCCACCTCCACGCCGCACCGACGGCCGTCGCGCAGGCCGCGACGGGCGCGTTCATCTACGCCGGGTGCTCGCCGTCCAAGTACGAGCGCGACACCGCCTTCCAGAGCAACCTCGACTCCCTCCTCGCCTCCATCGCCTCCACCGCGTCCTCCGGCGCCACCTACAACAGCTTCAccgccggcggcggcgtcggccaggCGGAGGCGGCCCGCACGGCCGCGTACGGCCTGTACCAGTGCCGCGGCGACCTGAGCCGCGGCGAGTGCGTGTCGTGCGTGCGGGAGACGGTGGCGCGCCTCGGCGCCGTGTGCGCCAACTCGTACGCCGCGTCGCTGCAGGTGGACGGCTGCTACGTGCGGTACGACGCCAGCGACTTCGTCGGCCGGGCCGACAACACCGTCGCGTACCGCAAGTGCAGCTCCGGCAGCAGCGAGGACGCCGGGTTCCTCAAGAGCCGCGACGCCGTGCTCAGGGAGCTGCAGGCGCGGGCCGCGACGGGGTACAAGCTGACCGGCTCCGGCACGGTGCAGGGGGTGGCCCAGTGCCTCGGCGACATCGCGGCGCCGGACTGCACCGCGTGCCTGGCGCAGGCGGTGGTGCAGCTCAAGGGCACGTGCGGCTCCGCGCTGGCCGCCGACGTCTACCTGGAGCAGTGTTACGTCAAGTACTGGCAAAATGGACACGATTTCCGCTCTTCACAGGGTACGTATTTTCTTGGGAATACGTTTGCGTGGTACAGTACAATGCCAATTATGTTAAGCATCGCTATAGGAGTAaaaccatcttcttcttcttttctttttcctttttgcGAGGGAAGTAAAACCATCTTCAGCTTCAGCAGATCACAAACAAATCCTTGCTTTTCTTCGCAAGTCCGTTATTTTTAACCGATTTTCTTCGGAATGTTAACGTTTAACATTCCCTAGAGTAATGAAGTTCGAGACACACGCATGACTTCAAATATGTCAAACAACAGCAGAAAATTCATATTAATCATCGCAGCTTTAGTAGTACTTACAACTTTAAAAGAGAACTTGCCCTATACCTGATGTACGATTTAGTCGTCGGTTGCAACTCTGGCGACCACTAGACAACTATTATTAGTGATGATCAGTCAAAAGGTGATATGGAGGGCACGGGGCAACGGCAACGAGCATATATTCCGAATTGGTAAACTTCCAAAGTTGATAAAGAGGAGGACAAGCAGAATATATTCCAAACTAGCGTTTTGTTAGATGTGAGTGAGGTAATGGTGGGGTTCGCAACAAGATTAGGTCTGATTACTCGTAAACATGGTGGAATGGTAAAGTTGTGGTACAGATTTACTAATCATAGGACAAAAGCATCCAGTCGCTACTCGTACTGATTATACTCCCTGTGAAGAAAGGAAGCACTTTGTGTGAGTGCTGGCCTTCTTTTGGACTTAATTTGCTTGGATTGCTGACAGATTATTCTGGTGACGAATTTGGACGGACCGTGGCTATAATAATAGGTATCTTGGCCGGGCTAGCACTCCTGGTGGCGTTCATCTCTTTCCTCGCCAAAGCATGCAAGTCTTCTAAATTATGTCGAGGAATGCAATTGTTGGGGTTTTCTCAACCAAGCCAAGAAATGAGAAAAACAATTAACCAATGTTCCAATGCAATGCAGGCTAGAAATGGAAGTTTCTGCCCATACGGCCCAGGATATCCCCAGGTAGCGGCGCATTAGAGACAGAGGTCCAAGGAAAAAACCAAGCGAAAGGACGTGATTCTGGCTGCAGTCGCGCTTGCATGACTTCGCTGATCTTCAAGGTGTCTTAGAAGCACTGCCTGTATGCAGTGCCTCAGTTTTTTCTACTACGGAGTAGTATTATTCTCAGAGGAAAGGCTGCTCTGAATAATAATAGTAAAAGATAAGAAAGAAAGGTCTGCTCATGAAAGCATCATTTGGTTGCATAGCATTGCAACTTGCAAGGACATTCCTGAACCGTGTCCCAACAAACCTTGTTGAGCTAACCGCACACCATGCATGATTTATAATACAAATATACTCACACAGCTAAAGCAACATACATAGGCACATTCTTATATAGCCGGCCCCAAGGTTATTTTCAGGATACACTAACAGTACAATACAATACAATACTACATATTCACATTCGCGTAAGCTGAGGACAAGGAACATACTAGTATGTACCTCAGCAGACTGATCGATCAAGCGCTGTACCCTTGGATCAAGGTGCTCAATCTTGCCGAGTTGTGACCGCCGCAGGTATTGATGCTTGCTTCCTTCATCGTCGTGCCAGAAACACCATTGTTGCATATATTTGCAAATGCTCGCATGTGCTTCATACCGTACTGAGTGAGCGATCCACAATGAGACTCAAAGATCCGCACCTGAAGAAGCCGCTCAAGAGTCAAATCATCATCAACATTAAAATGATTGAGCTGAAACTACGCAGGTGTACACAACACAAGAGTCTCCTACTTACCATCCTCTTCAGGCAATCCCAGTCGTCCACTAGAGGCTTCCCAGAAGGTCTGACAGCTTGAAGCTCCGAAGGTCCATTCTCGAAGCCAAATAGGAGCTTCCCAATAAAATCGATGCTGTTGTCAAGATGCTTCCTGTGGGCGACTGTCTCACTGATCTCCGTCAGAACGTTCGCCTTCTCTTTAGACTTTCCATGTAGCAGCTCATACTGAAACCAAACCAAGAACCTTCAGCTAACATAGGCCTAAGGCACAGACCAATACTAAACACAAATACTAATCAGTCGCAGACACAGTGCTATAAGTTCCGATGCAAGAAACTCACTAGCAAGTACAACTAAAATGGAGAATTTCCTGTAAACAAGAAATAGCAACTGATATATCCAGTGTAGACAACAAATCATCAATGGACCTAAGAAACACAAAATAGTGAGATATGACAACATCCCCTGACATAAGAATGCTACAAACTACCCAAGATATTTTAGATGGTTCCAAACAAGAACCAGTATAAATAACATATCCACCTCAACTTTTCATGCTAGTTTAATCTCTTGCACAAGGGAAAATGTAACAAAAAGCTCAAATCGATAGACAGTAGACTGATCAGTTCAGGTAAATCATCCTTCTGAAACAGAAGTCTATTACTGCAATTAGTGTTGAAGAGGTTAGCAAACCAACTGAAAGACTTCATAACACTAAAACATACCCTCCTCCACAAGAAAAGAAGATCTGCGTCTCTTTGGTTGATTGCAGCCTTTGGGGCTTGCAAAAATAGCTTGTTTGTAATGTTGGTGTTTGCAGGATTGAAACCTTGATAAAGGTAAAGCTTCTCATCCTTGAAGGTCATGTCGCCATACTCCATAACATGAGAACCGGCACTATAGCTGTTCATGTCTGAGGTTCGCTTCTTTACCTGCACATGAAACTTTCAGTACCAGGACCTTTACAGTTACAAATGACAATGGTAAAAAGGCAAATAAATCCGCACCACTTCGTACTGCTTCTTGATTGTCTCCTCCTTCAGATTATTAGTCTCACTGTAAAATAGCATGGAGATAACCAAACACGTCATTAAGTGAATGCTTAGTATGCAAACAGATTCTTCAGCAGACTTGTGTAATCTGGATTCGCAGGTTCTATGTCATGTACTTCGGAACTAAAGGAAGGAATGGACATGACTTGTTACAAAGTCCTCCTTGAGGAACTATGCAGTGCAAAGTAATGCAACCAAATATAACTCATCAGCTGCTGGTCGTTGTACCCTATTCTGCTAAACACTGGTACTCTGTAAATTAATCTTATCATTGTGAATTTAGGTTACGAGTTACATACCTATCTTCCATCCAAGAAATACTGTAGAGATCACCTAAGCAGGTAATATACTCAGAAGGAGGCGATGGTTCCATTCCTGGGCAGTATGTACCCCAGCTGCTTTCTTCTGCATTAGATGCTGTTGTGACATAAATATTGAGGTCTGCAGGCATCAAACCCTCAAAAATACTGCCACTTTCACAAGCTTCCACATATATAACCTGCCAATTATAGCACTGATTTCAGTCAAACAGGCCACGGTTACCACAAACAAGTAACTATGGGCAGCCTTACCATTTTTGCATATGTATTGGATGCATGTTTTTCTTGTAAGACCTTGATAAAATCAGCAGCATAAAGATATGGCAGGTTGGGCATACCTGAAACTTGCAAAAGTCAATACACAAGATGAACAAAACTAACTAATACAACAAAGCAGCGGGTATAACTTCCACACACCAAGGACTCCGGGACCCCCGTGATCTGAGTAGTAGATAAATATATGGTCATTTGGTTTGCTATCTATGACCTTCTTACTCCCTCCAGTGACTGCAGTTTTGTTGCCCAAGAGAACTGCATAGAAGTTCTTAGCAGTAACTGCCTCTCCGGTGTAGTCCTGAAATTATAATGCATGCTATCTTCATCAAACTTGAGAGAAGGGCAATACATATGTTCTGTACTTCTACTATACACAATTCTTCAGCCATATGAAGCTCAAAAAGAACATGCCAATATTGAACTAGTTTCTTTTGTGTCTTGATGCAGTGATAGTTAAGTTTGTAGAACAGTCCTACAAGTACACCGAAACACACACAGCCCCCACAACCAGGGGCATAGCCGAGCCCCAGGTTGCCCGGGCAGCGGCCTGAGGCGTAAAAGGTACGTGCTGTAAAAGGTACTAATTGACGAAGCCAAACAACTTAACTGGCGAAACCAATAGACTACAAGGGAACAACCTACATATTGAAGTATTCGCCTAACAACACGCCTGTTTATTCCCCATGAATATATTAGTGATTCCCATCAGGATTCAGGAGACAAAAATAATGGTAAGACCGTCATCATGTAAGTAGCTAATAGCTAGAACACAAAATAAGTTACTCACAATGTTGAGGCTAAGTTATATGGACGCACACAACAGCATACATTAGCCCACATGCAATGCTATTTTGGAGATTTTGCTACATTCTAATTTTAAATTTCTTCTGACAATTTTTCATATCTTAGTAAATCTAATATTGTTCTTCTGTTAACTACTCCCCCCGGTCctaatataagcctttttagagaatccaatatggactacatatggagcaaaatgagtgaatctacactctaaatatgtctatatacatccgtatgtagttcgtgttgaaatctctaaaagggctgatatttaggaatggagggagtacttaatTTGATAATTTTGAATATAGGCGATTAAATGTAATATAATATCATACAAACTAGCTCATGGAAATGAGTTGGTTGATGACTAGTGATCCTAATGTTCAACTCCAAGTTAAGCTACCAAGTCATACCTTTGGAACGCCAGCATATACATCTTCACCCTCTGGGTGGTTGATGATAACCCCTGGCCTCGGGTTGAGAGGGTTGTTGGCAATGTCATCGTACATAAAAACCACGATGTTCTCCTCTTTTACGCCCCCTTTTCTCAATATCTGGTAGGCATGGCATATATCGGCCTGCAACAGCAACACACCAAGAATAAATCAAGAGTTCAACAAATGGTCCAGGAAACACAGCTGCTTGCTGGTATCTCCTTAGTTTCGAACCAAAGCAAGATGTAAGCACACATTATTGTATCCACAGGCAAAATGTTTCAATCACACTTTCAGAGCTGCTCCACAATTCCAGTGTGCACTAGTGATCTGATCAGAAGTGCAAGTATCCACATAATGAATATCTAGCTCTTATTTCTTTTGTCATCTAAATTCTGTCCAGCATCACCATTATTTTTTCAGTGGCAAAATTTATCTCGTTTCTACCCTAACACAGAAAATCAGAAACCATTTCCCCATTATGAATCAAGCTGCTACCGACACTGAATCTCTCCTGAAAACAGCTACAGTAGTATATACAAGATCAAGAgaagaaacaaaacaaaacatcACTGTCTGGAGCTTCCTAACAAACAGACAACTGCAGTTGGGGGTAGCAGGATACGAATTAGACCATCAAATGTCCCTATTTGGAGATTCTTGTGATTCTTTAAGTAGTTATCTAGGAAAACCTTGGGAGTTGTCAAGTTCTGCACCTGCCGCCGAGTACCAACAACTGTGTTGATTTCAGAACTTGCGGGGG
The sequence above is a segment of the Aegilops tauschii subsp. strangulata cultivar AL8/78 chromosome 6, Aet v6.0, whole genome shotgun sequence genome. Coding sequences within it:
- the LOC109740567 gene encoding asparaginyl endopeptidase Rep2, producing MAPRWCFALLLLLCAAAGADASKGKWDPVIRMPGEEEPATGDNSSEEGEDGVGTRWAVLVAGSSGYGNYRHQADICHAYQILRKGGVKEENIVVFMYDDIANNPLNPRPGVIINHPEGEDVYAGVPKDYTGEAVTAKNFYAVLLGNKTAVTGGSKKVIDSKPNDHIFIYYSDHGGPGVLGMPNLPYLYAADFIKVLQEKHASNTYAKMVIYVEACESGSIFEGLMPADLNIYVTTASNAEESSWGTYCPGMEPSPPSEYITCLGDLYSISWMEDSETNNLKEETIKKQYEVVKKRTSDMNSYSAGSHVMEYGDMTFKDEKLYLYQGFNPANTNITNKLFLQAPKAAINQRDADLLFLWRRYELLHGKSKEKANVLTEISETVAHRKHLDNSIDFIGKLLFGFENGPSELQAVRPSGKPLVDDWDCLKRMVRIFESHCGSLTQYGMKHMRAFANICNNGVSGTTMKEASINTCGGHNSARLSTLIQGYSA
- the LOC109740569 gene encoding plasmodesmata-located protein 8 isoform X1, which translates into the protein MPQLRALVAITLLLHLHAAPTAVAQAATGAFIYAGCSPSKYERDTAFQSNLDSLLASIASTASSGATYNSFTAGGGVGQAEAARTAAYGLYQCRGDLSRGECVSCVRETVARLGAVCANSYAASLQVDGCYVRYDASDFVGRADNTVAYRKCSSGSSEDAGFLKSRDAVLRELQARAATGYKLTGSGTVQGVAQCLGDIAAPDCTACLAQAVVQLKGTCGSALAADVYLEQCYVKYWQNGHDFRSSQDYSGDEFGRTVAIIIGILAGLALLVAFISFLAKAC
- the LOC109740569 gene encoding plasmodesmata-located protein 8 isoform X2, which translates into the protein MPQLRALVAITLLLHLHAAPTAVAQAATGAFIYAGCSPSKYERDTAFQSNLDSLLASIASTASSGATYNSFTAGGGVGQAEAARTAAYGLYQCRGDLSRGECVSCVRETVARLGAVCANSYAASLQVDGCYVRYDASDFVGRADNTVAYRKCSSGSSEDAGFLKSRDAVLRELQARAATGYKLTGSGTVQGVAQCLGDIAAPDCTACLAQAVVQLKGTCGSALAADVYLEQCYVKYWQNGHDFRSSQG